The genomic window AGACGGGGAACGCAGGCGATGGCGGCCGGCGCCGCAACGCTGGCGGAAGATGGCTGACGTTCATGCTTCCGGCCTCTCCCCGCATGACGTCGATGTACTCCACGGCGTTGCGCAGCTCCCGCACATTGCCGGGCCAATCATGGAAATACAACGCGTTGCTGACATCGTCAGGGATCTTCTCCCGTGGCCGGCCGGCCTGCCCTGCGATCTCGTCGGCGAAATGCTGGGCTAGTTCCGCAATGTCCTCGCGCCGGTCCCGCAGCGGCGGGATCACGATCGGGACGACGTTGAGGCGGTAGAACAGATCCAGCCGGAACAGTCCCCGGCGGACGAGTTCCTCGATATCCGTGTTGGTGGCAGCGATGATCCGCACATCGATGTCGATCACCTGGTTGGAGCCCACGCGAGTGATGGTGTGCTCCTGCAGCACCCGCAGGAGTTTCGACTGAAGATAGAGTGGCATGTCGCCGATCTCGTCGAGGAGGATGCTGCCGCCATGGGCCAGCTCGAACTTGCCGATGCGGCCCTTCGGATCGGCGCCACTGAAGGCGCCTCTGACATAGCCGAACAGCTCGCTTTCCAGTAGCTGGTCGGGAATGGCCGCGCAGTTGATGGTCACGAAGGGCGAGTTGCGGCGTGCGCTGGTGTGATGGATGGCGTGGGCTACGTTTTCCTTGCCGGTGCCACTTTCGCCGGTGATCAGTACGCAGACACTGCTGCGGGCCACCCGCTCGATGGCGCTGCGCAGGTCGCGCATGGCCGGCGAGTGGCCGAGCAGCCTGGCGGGGCTGCGCGTCTCCAAAGCCGCAGCGATGGGCTGGGGCAGGAAGTCGCGCGCTTCGCGGAAGGTGATGACGGTCACGTCGCGCCGGTCGGAGTGGGGCAGCACGATGCGTCGGCAGAGGGCGTGCAGGCGCGAGCCGCCCTCCAGCGTCATGCGTGCCTCCTCGCAGTCGTAGAGAACGTCGCCAGTTGGATCTATATCGATACGAAATCCTGCGAGATCACGCTCGTGCCCGAACATGCGGGCGGCAGTCATGTTGCCCTGCTGGATTATCCCGTCGCTGCTGACGACCACAACGCCGCGGTCGATGACCTCGATCAGCCGGCACAGCACCTCGGCCATCTGTCGGTCGCGCCGGCGCTCGATGGTCGCGAAGGCCTTCTCGGCGATCAGGTCAGCAATCTGCTCGATGAAGATTATGAACCGGTCGATGTTCTCGAGCAACACGCCGCGCTGCTCCACCGTGGAGCAGATGATGCCGATGACGCCGAGCACGTGACCGTCGAGCACGATGGGGGTGGAGAGATCCAGCAACTCGCGGCAGGAATGGCGTTTCGCGCAATGGCTGCAGACCGCGTTCTCTCCCGGGTTCTCGACGAGGATGGTCTGCTTGGTGTGCAGGGTCTGTCTGTAGATATATCCGTTATCGGCCATGTTCTCGTTGAGCATGTGCCGGTAGATGCCGGAGCCGGCGACGCGGACCATGAACTCGTCGACGATTTCCACGTCGGTCCCGGTCACGCCGCTGATGGCGTCGGCATACTTGCAGATGGCCTCCTGGATGTCCGCCAGGATGGAAGGGGCTGTCATGACGTTCTTGACCCGATGCCGGTCCGTACCAGAGCGTGATAATTAATTATCATCTTATGATAAGGCAAATGATAAGGAAAAGGCGGGAATGCACCGGCCAGACGCCTGCCCGGCGCCGTTGATCTGGTTCAGACCGTTGTTCCAAAGGGTTTTTTTTAATGCATACGCCGGTGGCGCGGAGGCTGGCACGGCGTTTGCGGTGCCTCGGCTCGCCTGAGAACCGAGCGAGCGAAGCGCAGGCGCCTTCGCTGCCCGCCGCGGTTCGGGAAAGCACAGGATCGGACGGAAGAACAACGATGCCCAGCCAGATCGAGGTATTTCTCAACAGAACCCGGTTTTACGATGACCCGACGGCTTGCGTCGCCGATTTCTCCCGCGCACAGCTGTCCAAGGCGCTGCGGTTCCATCGCACCATGCCGGGATATGCACCGACCTCACTGGTTTCCTTGGAGAATCTCGCCGCGGCGCTCGGCGTGAGAAGCCTGCACGTCAAGGACGAGTCGGCACGCTTCGGCCTGAAGGCGTTCAAGGTGTTGGGCGGCGCCTATGCGATGGCGCGCCACATCGCCGATCTGCTCGGCCGCGACATCGACGATCTCCCCTTCGTCGAACTCGCGAGCGAGCGCATTCGCGGCGAGATAGGAACGATCGTGTTTGCCACCACCACCGACGGCAACCACGGTCGCGGCGTGGCCTGGACGGCGCGCCAGTTTCGCCAGAAGGCGGTGGTCTATATGCCGCGTGGCACCACCCCACAGCGGCTGGAGGCGATCCGGGCCGAGGGAGCGCAGGCGGAGATCGTTGACCTGAACTACGACGAGGCCGTGCGCATGACGGCACGGGAGGCCGAGGCGCATGGCTGGCTGGTGGTACAGGACACTGCCTGGCCAGGCTACGAGAAGATCCCACTGTGGATCATGCAGGGCTACGGTACGCTGATGCTAGAGGCCATGCAGCAGCTGCATGAGGTTCCCCCCACCCATGTGCTCATCCAGGCCGGGGTTGGCTCGCTGGCCGGCATGGTGCAGGGGATGGTCACCGCAGCGTGGGGCAAGGACCGTCCCAGAGTGATCGTCGTCGAGGCTGCAGCGGCGGATTGCCTGTACCGCTCGGCGGTCACCGCCGGCTGCCGGCCGGTGACGGTTGGCGGGGATCTCGCCACTGTCATGGCTGGCCTGGCCTGCGGCGAGGCCAACACCATCGGCTGGAACATCCTGCGCGATTACGCCGAAGCCTTCGTCTCGTGCCCCGATTTCGTCACCACGCGCGGCATGCGCGTGCTGGGCAATCCGCTGCCCGGGGACCCCGCCGTCGTTTCCGGGGAATCGGGTGCGGTGACTACCGGTCTGCTGTCGATCCTCCTGCAGTCCGGGTGCTGGGCGGAGACGCGCGAGGCGCTGGGGCTGGACGCGCAGTCGCGCGTCCTGGTGGTCAGCACCGAGGGCGACACCGACCCGCAGCGCTACCGCTCCATCGTCTGGGACGGTCAGATTCCCAGCTACCAGCAATTCTGAATCGAAACACGCCAGAGATATCCAACATGCTGACCGACTTGCGCCAATCGGAAATCATCGAAAACTGCCGGATTTTAGTTCGTGAAAAGAGCTATTCCGGCAAGGAGGCCTCTGTTGCCGAAGCCATCAAAGCAATGATGGCGCGCTACGGCTTCGACGAGATCGCCGTCGATCGCTACGGCAACGTGGTGGGCGGCATCGTCGGCCGTCTCCCAGGCAGGACGATTCTCTTCGACGGTCACATCGACACCGTGCCCGTCGACGAGGCGAGCTGGACACGCCAGCCCTGGGGCGCCGAGGTCGCGGACGGCAGGATCTACGGGCGCGGCACCTCCGACATGAAGGGCGCGGTCGCGGCGATGATCTCCGCCTGCGGCTTCTTCGCCCAGGACCACAAGCGGGACTTCGCCGGGAAGATCTACATTTCCTGCGTCGTCCACGAGGAGTGCTTCGAAGGCGTCGCCGCCCGCCTGGTCAGCGCGAAATACCGCCCCGACTATGTGGTCATCGGCGAGGCGTCCGAGCTCAATCTTAAGATCGGCCAGCGAGGACGCGCGGAAATCGTCGTCGAAACCTTCGGCAAGCCGGCGCACTCCGCGAATCCCGATGCCGGCATCAATGCCGTCTACAAGATGGCCCGGCTGATCGATGCCATTCATGCCCTGAAGCCGCCGTGCGATCGGGTCCTGGGCAGGGGAATCCTGGAACTCACCGACATCAAGTCGGCGCCCTATCCCGGCGCCTCGGTCGTGCCCGAGTACTGTCGCGCCACTTACGACCGGCGCCTGTTGGTCGGCGAGAGCCCGGCCTCCGTTCTGGAGCCGCTGCAGCGCATCATCGAAGATCTCGCAAAAACCGATCCCGACTTTAAGGCCGCGGTCTCCTTCGCCCATGGCCGCGAGACCTGCTACACAGGCACCCTCATCGAGAGCGACAGGTTTTTCCCGGGCTGGGCCTACGACGAAGGCGACGAATTCGTGCGCCTCGCCCTGGCGGGCCTGCGCAGTGCGGGCATCGATCCGGCCATCACCCAGTATTCGTTCTGTACCAATGCCAGCCACTATGCGGGTGAGGCCGGCATTCGCACCGTGGGCTTCGGCCCTTCGCGCGAGACCCTCGCCCACGTCATCGACGAATACATCGAGATCCCCCAGCTCGTCGGCGCCGCGCAGGGCTACTACGGCATGATGCGAAGCGTCTGCTCCGGGCTCTAACGGGACCGGCAGGAGAGGAAGATGAAGACAGTTTTCAGGAACGGCACCCTCATCGACGGAACCGGACGGCAGGGCTATGCCGCCGATCTGATGGTCGAGGACGGGCGCATCGCCGGGATCGGCACCATTGCACCGGCCGAGGGCATGCAGGTCTACGACGCGACCGGCCGCATCGTCTGTCCCGGCTTCATCGACACGCACACCCATTCCGATCTGGCCGCGATCGTCGATCCCGCACTTTCGGCCAAGATCCGCCAGGGTATCACGACGGAGCTTCTCGGGCAGGACGGGGTTGCACTGGCGCCGCTGCCTGAACAGTACATCACGGCCTGGCGCAAGAACATCGCCGGCCTTGACGGAGACACGGACCAGATCGACTGGAAATACAGGGACACCGCCGGCTACCTGAAACTGCTGGCGGAGCATCGCCCGGCGACCAATCTTGCCTATCTGGTGCCGCACGGCAATGTGCGCATGGAGGCCATGGGGCTCGACGGCCGCAAGGCCGGGCGCGAGGAGATCGCGGCCATGTGCCGGATTCTCGAGCGCGAGCTCGAGGCCGGCGCCTTCGGCCTGTCCACGGGCCTCATCTACATGCCCTGCGCCTTCGCTGACACCCACGAGATGATCGAGCTCTGCAAAGTGACGGCGAAGCATGACGGCATCTTCGTGGTGCATCAGCGCAGCGAGGCCGACGACATCATCGCCTCCACCCGGGAGCTGATCGACATCGCGCGCGAATCGGGCGTGTGGCTGCACATTTCCCACATGAAGGTCTGCGGCCGGAAGAACTGGCACCTCATCGACGGGATGCTCGGCATGCTCGAGGAAGCGCAGAGGAGCGGCATCCGGATCTCCTTCGACCAGTATCCCTACGTGGCGGGCAGCACCATGCTCGGCGTGATCCTGCCACCATGGGTGCACGCGG from Rhodovastum atsumiense includes these protein-coding regions:
- a CDS encoding sigma 54-interacting transcriptional regulator, whose protein sequence is MTGTDVEIVDEFMVRVAGSGIYRHMLNENMADNGYIYRQTLHTKQTILVENPGENAVCSHCAKRHSCRELLDLSTPIVLDGHVLGVIGIICSTVEQRGVLLENIDRFIIFIEQIADLIAEKAFATIERRRDRQMAEVLCRLIEVIDRGVVVVSSDGIIQQGNMTAARMFGHERDLAGFRIDIDPTGDVLYDCEEARMTLEGGSRLHALCRRIVLPHSDRRDVTVITFREARDFLPQPIAAALETRSPARLLGHSPAMRDLRSAIERVARSSVCVLITGESGTGKENVAHAIHHTSARRNSPFVTINCAAIPDQLLESELFGYVRGAFSGADPKGRIGKFELAHGGSILLDEIGDMPLYLQSKLLRVLQEHTITRVGSNQVIDIDVRIIAATNTDIEELVRRGLFRLDLFYRLNVVPIVIPPLRDRREDIAELAQHFADEIAGQAGRPREKIPDDVSNALYFHDWPGNVRELRNAVEYIDVMRGEAGSMNVSHLPPALRRRPPSPAFPVSATEDTKVETRVKVQVGEAERIGAVLARHGWSLEGKRRAAAELGIGIATLYRRIRSLGLSERHPSPPGFVASPGGTKKGRAIGRELDSEGRASVVR
- the dpaL gene encoding diaminopropionate ammonia-lyase, coding for MPSQIEVFLNRTRFYDDPTACVADFSRAQLSKALRFHRTMPGYAPTSLVSLENLAAALGVRSLHVKDESARFGLKAFKVLGGAYAMARHIADLLGRDIDDLPFVELASERIRGEIGTIVFATTTDGNHGRGVAWTARQFRQKAVVYMPRGTTPQRLEAIRAEGAQAEIVDLNYDEAVRMTAREAEAHGWLVVQDTAWPGYEKIPLWIMQGYGTLMLEAMQQLHEVPPTHVLIQAGVGSLAGMVQGMVTAAWGKDRPRVIVVEAAAADCLYRSAVTAGCRPVTVGGDLATVMAGLACGEANTIGWNILRDYAEAFVSCPDFVTTRGMRVLGNPLPGDPAVVSGESGAVTTGLLSILLQSGCWAETREALGLDAQSRVLVVSTEGDTDPQRYRSIVWDGQIPSYQQF
- a CDS encoding YgeY family selenium metabolism-linked hydrolase — protein: MLTDLRQSEIIENCRILVREKSYSGKEASVAEAIKAMMARYGFDEIAVDRYGNVVGGIVGRLPGRTILFDGHIDTVPVDEASWTRQPWGAEVADGRIYGRGTSDMKGAVAAMISACGFFAQDHKRDFAGKIYISCVVHEECFEGVAARLVSAKYRPDYVVIGEASELNLKIGQRGRAEIVVETFGKPAHSANPDAGINAVYKMARLIDAIHALKPPCDRVLGRGILELTDIKSAPYPGASVVPEYCRATYDRRLLVGESPASVLEPLQRIIEDLAKTDPDFKAAVSFAHGRETCYTGTLIESDRFFPGWAYDEGDEFVRLALAGLRSAGIDPAITQYSFCTNASHYAGEAGIRTVGFGPSRETLAHVIDEYIEIPQLVGAAQGYYGMMRSVCSGL
- a CDS encoding N-acyl-D-amino-acid deacylase family protein, whose protein sequence is MKTVFRNGTLIDGTGRQGYAADLMVEDGRIAGIGTIAPAEGMQVYDATGRIVCPGFIDTHTHSDLAAIVDPALSAKIRQGITTELLGQDGVALAPLPEQYITAWRKNIAGLDGDTDQIDWKYRDTAGYLKLLAEHRPATNLAYLVPHGNVRMEAMGLDGRKAGREEIAAMCRILERELEAGAFGLSTGLIYMPCAFADTHEMIELCKVTAKHDGIFVVHQRSEADDIIASTRELIDIARESGVWLHISHMKVCGRKNWHLIDGMLGMLEEAQRSGIRISFDQYPYVAGSTMLGVILPPWVHAGGTDKLVERLASPELRTRMIEDIRNGIPGWDNFIDFAGLDQIYVTSVKTPKNLDTIGKNLIELSEMRGKDPFNATFDLLYEEENAVGMFDFYGTEEHVETFLCRPEQNVCTDGLMGKGKPHPRVYGAFPRVLGRYVREKKCLTWEEAIRKMTGKPAEVMGLRDRGLLKAGFAADIVVLNPETVIDKGTFIEPNQYPEGIDAVMVNGAFALLGGMESRALSGQVLTATGR